In the genome of Arabidopsis thaliana chromosome 4, partial sequence, the window TCAAATAACCGCTTGTTCATTCTTAGGTAAGTAAATGCGGTTAACCCATTTCCAGAATCTGACCTATTTGTTGCTACCACTTGTCCGAATGCGCTTGAGTCATATCGTTCTAGCGCGTTCTCCCCTGCTAGTTCGGTTCCGGCCTGCCTTGTCGCGTTCTGTACTTGCTTGACCAGACCTTCTGGTGAGCAATTCGCGTGCTCAGGTTGCTCCCCGTCTTTCATCTCCATGCAGGTGAAGTTGAGCACAACTCCATGTTTGTTGAACATCTTAGCTATTGGCAGATACCCGTCATGGTTTCTTGTGTTGTAGTATCCAGCGGTTAGCTCAGCTGCGTGTGACCTGGTGTTGTAGTGCCAGTGAATTCCAGCTACCTTTCCTGATAGCTTTGCTCCGCTTCCTTGAAAGATACCTTTCGCTGAAGATAGGAGTTGGTCTCCATGTTCTAGCAGCTTCCCGGAGTACCATTCCATGAAAAACTTTCCATACTCGCTATTCCATGTTCCGTCTCTCCTGAAAAATTCAGTATCTTCTGGGAGGTTCTTGTACTCGCCGGCATCATGAGGTCCACTTGTTCCCCAGTTAGTTTTCCCGATTGACTCAGCATATGCTTGAAGTGACGATTTCATATACTGCAATCAACAAGTATCATTTCTtagaagaagcaaatggaGTATAAGTAAGCATAAGTATACATGATCTTCTCTGGTATATGTCTAATCTCTTGACTAGTGTTCTTATGAATTTCAAGGCTTTTTCTGCTagtttaaaataccttgtcGTAGCACTGGAACTCTCCAATTCCGGGGAATCTCCAGGTCCCGTTGCTCTCAGGGTATGATGGGTATCTCAATTCTCCACAAGGTCCCATTCCTACTTGAATTTCCTGCAATACATAAAATGATGATCCAATTAGCTTAGGTCCCTGTATTGCTCATGTCTGAAGTTAATTCGTTTCCTTTGTAGTCTAAATTTCTGCTTACCGCAATAACTCCTCCTATGTAGCCTTCAAATCGTTCACGGAAGCTCCTCATGAAATCTGAGTAGACCTGGATAGGTGTTCTTCCTCTTAGGACAGGCACAGAATCACATCCCAAGGAGATATATTCAGGGTTCCTTCTCCCAGATTTGTCTGTGTAGACAAGATCAGGGTTCTTGCTGATCTCTTCAAGCACCCATGGAGGCAAGGGGATACTAGATTGGAAGAGAGAGAACCATATAGAGCATTAATAAGCTAGAAATGAGAGACAGAGATTTTACTCAAAGGGAAGAAACTAAAGTTGCTTCATTACCTGCAAGAGTCTCCTACGTTTCCTCCACATTGATGGAATGACATAACGACCTGGAGTTTGAGACCGTGCTTTTGAACCATCTGTATAAGCTCGGCATAGCCTTCCCAGTTATAATTCATAGGTCCATCTTTCTCCACCAATCCCCACCAAGCATCCACCATCACACCTTCCACACCAGCTCCTTTCAGGGCCATCAAACTAGCGTTCATGGCTCGTGGTTTGTTCAAATGCCCTGACATTGTTACTGTGTCGAGCGGTAACATGACGAACACCGGAACGCTAGCGTCGTTCTTGGAGTGTGGGTATGAGAGAACGTGGAGCTTCTCCCATTTCTCAAGGGTTTCACCTTCTGGCGTGAAGGTCTTCTCGTGAGTGAACTTCATTTCCTTAACCGAGTTCTTTGCTTGGAATTGATATGTTGGCGGCTTCATCTTCGCAAAGGTCATGTTGTTGGAGGAACTTTCTTGGTTTCTAGAACTCTTGGCATCTTTACGTTTGATAAGAGAACTCGAGGAATTCAGTGTCAATTccatagtttttttctctctctttgttatgATGAGAAATGAGGTAGAGAATAGAGCTGTTGGTGTTTGATAGAAgatatgtttgtgtttgagaGAAAGATGctgtttgtgtgtttgtatttataaagAATATTGATTGGCTGTGGTTTGGAGACCCAATTTCAAAAAGTGGAGAGAAAATATCACAAAGGTTGCTTATTTTAACCTTTTCACTTGTCACACGGTTCTTACAcctcaaaatgaaaaattgtaAATGTCACATCAGTTACAAAGGAAGATGTTTTAGTTAATAAATTCTCATTTACATGTGTATTCAGCTATAGAtaattgagttttgttttcctgTTGGTGAATTATTTACTTACTCACTCCTGCAGTTTTTAGTTACAGAGAACTCTTAAATCTAGTCTTGCTTTTCTCTTGTTAATGGAGATAAGCTGATAATTTTGGCTTCTCACCTTTGGCTTTGAACACATGGTTCGTGTGGCTGAAAATTATTAAGTTCTCttgattttagtttgaatAAGAAGATAAGTGCAACGATTTAATTATTTCTGTATGAAATTTCTTGTGGTGGCTATTAACTTtgcttattttctttttcttggacTTTCCTTCCTGTAAGATTTGTGTTTTCCAACTAAGCAGCTGACAGATCCATTGACCCAAAAAATTCTAACAATgctaatattttctttgaaaatttcttCTCATGGCCCTCTTGTTCACTGTGGCACATTCtttgtgacttttttttatatcatactCATTGATCtgtttattctgtttttttcttgcctGGTTATTACATTCTGCCATATATGTAGAGTTAcaagattatatttttttgtcaaccttTCCATTTGGACTGCCTGAATGCTGCATTCTGTTTGTAAATGAAATATGTTGTTATATGGAAATAACAGGACTTTGATGCATTAAGCCCTTGTTGTGTGTGTTCGATGTGATTCACGGATATTGATACTATGTTACTTAAGAACATGTGTCAAAAGTTAGCCAGTAGTGTCTGTAATGCTTAATACTTAAGGCTTTGATCTTGTTCTATTAGCCATGTGAGTTTCAAGTGTTTGTTTATTGGAGATGACTTTTGATGCATTAGAATCCATGTCGACTCAAATGTTATAgagaatctctctctctctctctctctttttcttgctGACTCATTGAAAGTGACGGTTTGGTCTTTATTCAGGTGACGAAGATTGCGCTTTTGGCTATTTCCTCAACAAGTAGTTTTCTCTCGTTTCTAATTCTCACCATTAGTTTTTTGAATGGTAGAAATTGATCCTTATCGCCTTTGGCACCTTCTCATTTTGGCTTGTGCTTTTATTCAGCAGGCTAAGAAATGTAGAAGGCGGGGGGACGACATTGGACATTGACTCAAACAGGTACGCTCTTCAAATCCTAATTGGTGTTTTTGCAGTTAGagagaaatttgttttgtaagaaacTGAGTATAAAATCTTGAGCTTCCTCATTCTCTATCATTAATCCTTATGTTGATTCAAAGACTATAGTTATGTCTTGCTAAGTATATCTAGATACATATGCTTTGTTTCCTGtgttgctctgttttcaatGATATATGCATGTTGTGACATCTACGGTCAAGAATTTGAAATAGACACAAGCTTTTTTTGTGAGAATATGTCTCTAAACTCTAAGGTAAGCATTGTAAGAAACTCATGATTGTGACGAGTGAAAGAATGGGTAGATGTTGATTTTGGCTTTTGAGGTAAAAATCTCATTGTCATTTTCCTAAATTATTTTGAGGTGAACAATGTTAATACTTTTTCTTGCTTATCTCTGTCCATGGAAAGACTTGAGCTTTATTGTAGACCGATGATGAAAAAAGTACAAAGCGTGTGGACCTGTTTTCACACACTGCATCAGCAAAAATCCAAGATTTGTGGTTGGTCCCTTAACGTTGagtgtttctctttttgtgcGTTGATATCTTCCTTCCACGTAACCTACTTGCTTACCCTCCCCACTTCTCTTTTTTACCCTCCTCACTTATTTGGTCGACTACATTTGATTAgtgcttctttgttttggcTTTAGATTTCATCATTGTAAAAATCTAGGATATTCTAGAACCCAATCTCTGGCacatcttttttattttcttggttcctttttctttctctgttctttaaATGTTGCTTGTACCAATTTGGTTAACATATCTAACTAAGGCTTCTGAACAATATTTTCTGTCATTATAGTTAGAAATCTAGGATTTGGGTTAGAAATCGTATGATCTCGTGTGACTTGTGAGCTATGAAACAATGGTAAAACTTGGTGGTATTCATTCATGGATGAGATGTGTAAATTTGTTAGGGCTTAgtgattgtgttttttttttttcaattgggTTAAGGCCAAGCTAATATTTTGTAGTCTTGTTTAACGCGTGTGTAGAAATATTTCTGTGTTGTGAATGCAAGAAGGTAGACTGTATATGGCAaactgatttggttttgtggtTATCTCAATGGTCAAAGAGTATCATCGTCTAGACTTAATTGTAAAACTAAAGAAATTCAAGTGTAGTAACAGTTGAGCTTTGGTTTGTCATTGTCGCTAAGATATTTTTCTGCTTTGTGATGTGATAAGTGAACATAAGTGTAGATATATAAGCTAACGAGTTTATCtgtaaccaaaacaaattaaatatctctttgaaataaaaattattagaagATATTTTCTCTTACATCTCTTCTTATGTTGTATCATTTTCAGAAAGGACAAGACATGGTTTCCCATAAATATCACATGAAGATATTTCTAGTCTACACATGTAGACAGAAAGATCTGACAATCACAATAATTCAATACAGTACTGCGCAAGGGGCAGATATTTTGTGACCAGAGCCATCAAGAGAGGTTTCAAGATTCTGCAATGGGGAAAGCTGAGCCGATACGGTTGTTGCCAAGTCGGTAACATTTGACATTGACATTGTATGGACCCAACTGAATGTGGTTATCTTCTGTGCCCATGAAGAAACACATGGTGTATAGAGCCAACTCGAACTCTGGACTTACTCCAACTAGAGTACTTGAGACTGATTTTAGAACACCGTTCCACTCGAATTGGATTGTTAGCAGCTGAGTCTCTGAATCAGGCTGCATACGAAGCAAAAGTGTGGTTTCTCGGTCAGTCACCGGTTTTGAAGTACTTATATTTGGAGGACATATTTAGCATTGAACGAAGCTATGGTACTTACAATTTCACCGCGACGTCGGGGAAATATATAGCCTTGATAATCTACAGTTCCTTTGGCTTCCTCCAAGTAAAACTACAAGAAAAGAGAGCCAATTTAATCGGTTGTAAGTTTTACTGTTTTGAATCGGACTTTCTTAGAGATTTGAATTCATGGTAGGTGGAGGACAAAAAGTGTTTTACCTGAAGCCAGTTATGGAATCCAGAGACTTGTTCCCCACCAGATTGTTTGATCTCACCTACAAAGACATGCTCAAACGCAGAAGATGAGCCAGATGTACCTCCGCGGCCATACAGATCGAACCAGAGACTTGTCAACATTCTCTTGAACTCTAAGTAGCTTCCAGGAGCGACGTCCTTGAGCACAAGGTACCTGTGAAGGTACTTGATCACAGAGGTTCTGCTAATTTCTTCAATGAAAGCCGCTTGCTCttgcctctcttcttctgtgaCCACTTCTTTGTAACCTTCGTTGGGGTTGTAGTTGTCAAGCAATGAACAGAATCTGGCGAAAGTCGGTTTTCTAGAGACTTCCTCGCTCACCCAAGAGAACAGTAGTCCTTCAGCCATATCAGCTCTCTCATGGACCCTTTTCCCATCTCCGCAGTCGATTTGATAATCCCTTCCAGGAACAAGGCGGTTTAAATCGAGCTCCCACAGTTTGTTGCAAGCTTCTGAGAGACCTGAGAGCTCTAGTTGTGAGGGTTCTAGGTTTCCATAAGTTTCAACTTCGTCTGAGTAGTGTTGTTCACTTGCTGGGCGTTTGTAATCTTGCCATTGCTCCTTCTGGACCTGCGGAGAAAGAGAGTGATCACACATCAAATCAGTGGAAAAAATGACGGGTAAAATCAGCAGTTAGGGCTCTGTCTCGGTTTCGAAAATTCAAACCTTATGTGATTGCCTTGCAGGTTTCTTTTTGCCCACAGTTTCCCAACCATCATTTTCCTCTTGCTGGCTCTCCTGTACTTGGAATCAAATGCCAACATTAGATCCTAAACATGCTAGCTAAACTGACATTAGGTTGATTCTTCCTTTATAAGATGATCTAATGTAAGAGTAAACGAAGTGATATCTCACCGAGAAGTCTTGTTTCTCGCTCACTTTAGCCGCATATGTATTCTCTTCCTGGTCCTCCTGCGTGGGGAAATCAAAATGCTGAATATTAAAGGCTTTTTGCAGGTAAGGAAGAGCCTGGTTTCTTGTGAatgaaagaaagatgaaagagtCAATTGTTTTAGAGATTcataaatatgaattttacaagatttCTTTGTTGGTGCATAAATAAGACTGTTTTACGAAGTAGCAATTTCACTGAAACTCAAATGCGTTATTTAAATGTTGAATTGGCGTTGATCACAAACCTCATGTGATTGTGAATGCCTTGTGGGAAGCCTTTCGCCCTTCTTCTCCCATTGATTCTCCTATGAAACAATTGAGAGCTATTTCATTAAGGACTATCTAACAGTAACGCAAAGTAGGATAAATATACTTTCTACATTACAATTGCCATTTGCCAATGGCGTAGCTTAAACTCAATTGACTATAAGCTTCTACGAATCGTGTATTTCAGCTAAATTCAATGAGGTTCCAATGTTTATAGATACTGAGTGATAACTTGAGTTACAACTTGCTAATCAGAGTTCTGGTTTCTATAAATCGGTTCGAATTTCCCAAACGGTTTGAATTTTGACTTCTTACCTCTGAATTCTGGCGACGGCCGTGCGACGATCCTCCCGCGCGATTCTGATCCTCTTCCTCACCGGAAACCACCTGCGACCATGTCCAGAttccagaagaagaatcgttcaacagaaattcaaaatctctcaacaataaataaaaaaaactgataacGCAGAAGAGGAATTGATGATGTACGAACATTAGCCCAAGTAGATCTGGATCTCTCGTCCCTCGAGTTGccttcatcatcaccaccatcgTCTCCGCCGCGGCGTTGGTTTCCTCCGATAGCCACGTCGAGTCGACCAAACCTCTGATCAATCCGTCCATTGTCTCTAACAGGAAagagatattttgttttgatttaaaagAGTGTGTGGGAGTTGTGATCCAGAAATGGTAGTTGAATAACGACGTCGACGATTTACTTCCTGTTTTTTCATCACGCGCGTGacgtttagatttttattacgGCATTTATTGTTTACCGATCCACTAGTAGCACTATGCTCTCATAACGGTTTTTCGCTCCTACCGACAAATAATAGTTGATTCgtaaattttagttaaaaaaagaaggttaTGGCCAAAATTGACTATTCTTTTCAGTTATTTTAGTGGAGGGTAATatagagaaatatatatacatagtgATCAACCTGCTTTctataatcaaaaacaaaatctaaaatattgttttctcattttagATGCAAGAGAGTTGACTCAATGAATCATAAGACTCGTCTCTGTAAATCTTGATCCTAAAATTCCGTCCACGCGGGCCGTTTACTCTCAAGATGTAAATTTGAGCGATGTAATTGACTCGCCAAAGTAGCGCGTTAAGCTCTAGTAGTGCATTGGTCGTGTATTAAGCTTTGCACGTTCCCGCCACAACTAAAGGCTTTTAAACTTTATCAACAATCAAcatgtaataattaaaaatcaacCTAACAATCTTATAATATTAGACGCAATTGTGTTGTGTAGAGCACCACACGATATTGATACTTCTGTTCAGTAATCGAAATTACTCAATCAGTAGAGAGCTCTGAAATGTTACCAACTAGTCTTGGTTCAAgcttttttacatataatgattaaaaaaagatgtgagctaaaatataccaaaacaataaaaagaaattagaaatagtcttctgttttcttaattataaattaaaatcttctaacaatcttattattattaagaCTAAGACAAATTtctgtaataataataacttgtACAGATACATCCTTCCTAGAAAGCACAAGTAATTTTATCCACAAATGtacaaaaaatatcaacataAAAGCTCTCTTTTCACgccaaacaaaaaaccaacaaaaaaacactctCTTTGTTTGCAAGTCTACTTCGTTGCATGAAGTAATAGTTTCccaaaagcccaaaaaaaaagaagtgaaaagTTTCATTCTAAACGCAAATTCTTTCCCGATTCAGATTCTATGGACCTGTAATCATCTCGAACTCTAATTGCTTTCCAATCAGAGTCCTCTTTGGTCTGTCGCAGAGCCATAAAGTGGAGTGCATCACTTCGAACTTGGTAAATTTGACAAGCCCATGGGTACGAGTCAGGTGCAGACCAAACCTTCTGTTCTTCAAACTCAGTCTGCTCGGCCAAAGACGTTGGCATGCAATACACTGTGTTGAGCTCTGGCTCGATGAAACCAGCCACTGCAACACATCCAGGAGAGACGAATCCCTCAGGAGCCCGTGGATGCCAGATCGATACAGGACTTATGTAATCATCTAAGCAATTCCTCCACACCTGACAAGTgaataaacatatatgtatcATGCTAAAAACTCAGGTTTGATAGAGTTTGCGTTTGCTCAAAATTTGGATGCTTGAGCACTTAATGCATACGATGAGTTCAAGGTTGAAAATACTGTGCGGTTAAATGCAACGGATTACGGTTGAAATAAAATGTTAGAGAGATACTTACAAGGTCATAACCCACAGGAAGTGCAAACACTCCATTGGTGTTATTGTAGACAGCAGCAACATTTGGGGGATGGCTACCAACGTGAGCTACATCACCCACTGACACGAATCTGGCAAACAACAATGACGAAACTGCTTAAGTTTCAACGGCTCAATGCAGCTACAGCATCACCATTAGGGTACTAAATAACCAAgttaagaaataataaactagatttttggaattttaaatCTCTTTTGGCTATACTTACCCCGCTGGACAACTGGGTCTCCAGATAGTGCAAACTCCTCCATCTTCAGAATCCTGAAAGccaaaaaggaaataattgTAAAGAAAACCTCAAAACGGTTGATGTGGGGGGTGAATTATACATGTTTCGTCTCATAAAGTTATAAATCAAGGATTCTTATTGACATGTATTGATGACAAGGGTTTAAGATTTTGATCCTGGTCTCCACCTCTTAGCTTAGGCTAGAACCCAAAATTTTCGAGTGtcatcaaaagaaataaaatctaGAAGGcaagaaaatcagaaattttCTGTACTAACAGGGAAACCCCTTTCTAAGCTCAAAGATATAGATTGGGATGGAAAGGAACTTACCTGCTTTTTACACAAAGAACATCGACCTTTGGATTCTCGCTCACTACTCCAGATTTTTGAGAAGTTGATACTATGTTTGACAAGCTTTTTATCATCTGAGacagagcttgaagaagaaagttctCTCGATTTAATAatagctttgtttttgtatgtttttgagTCTCTTCCATCAGCCTCATTCCAAGCAAAATACACATGTCTCTGGCTTGAAGGAACCTGcaatgagaagaaagaaaattcattAGGTGTGTTGCACTGGTATGAGCTTCAATATTTGCATAATTTACACTGGTTAGTAAGTTATGTGGAATATAAACcagaaaacttaaaacatgttttctcattatatttttactataaaaTAGAAGACTAAAGCATCTTGGGAGTAGTAATTTCAAATGTAAATTTCACTTGAATCATAGCCAAATTATCAATTCTATAACTATAATGAGAATAGTGATAGCAATAACCTTGAGCACAAGATTTTTCATGTTAGACTGATATGCTTTCCACATTTTGCGCACTACTGAACAGATTCGGACAGCTTGAGGTTCTAGTCCATTTAAGTCTTCTGGCACGCTGCATTTTATAACCTGAGCAAAACTCTCTGACTTCCGAAAACTCTTCAGATGCAGTATGAGATGCGAGGGCCTTTGGCTACCTGCCTTTGCCAATTCCAACGCCATAAGTTCCTCCCAAGGCACATCCCACATGATCTTGCTGGGTTTCTTATCCATCTTATCCAGATCAGAGCACTAAATGGAAGCAAACATTCagttaataaaaacaattttgagaCGCTAATGGAAAACCTGCATGTGAAATCGTATTCTAGTTGGTTAAACCTGTAATAACACGACTCTCTTGTTGGTCACCATGACAATGCGTTTGTATGGAACAAGGAAATGCTCTTCATAGCAATCAGACAAAGCAAATTTTGAGGGTTCCCTGAATATTTCTGTACAGCCAAAGTGCCGACTTGCTTCTGCTAGATGAAGGAGCATCTGCAAAACGAGATAACCAACATAAATCAGAACTAGTTTGGTGAGTGGCAAGCGTAACTAGAAGAATGTAAGTTCGTGGCTTTCTGGCAATATTTCAGTATAACTTACACCATATCGTATAAGGAGCTTAGAATGTAAAACTATTAGATTGAAATATTAAACAATAGGATAGCCGACTTGTAATTATGAAGTTTTGGAAGCATCCAAAATTTCTCACTAGtcagacaagaaaaataagcTGAGCCAGTACCTGGCCTATAGCTTCCTTCTCATCATATTCCCTGAGTATACCATCAGCATGAACAGCACGAGGATTTCTAATTCTTTCCAAGGCGGTCCTGTTGCTCAAAACCTCCAAACATCTGCTACAACTTGCTCCAATTCCATCAACAGTCAATGAGAAAAAATCTAATGCACCACTCACTGGTTGTACAATAAATCCTAGGAACGCCCGTCCTACCCCATGGGCAAACCCTAGAATACCATTTTCTCGGGCGCTCTCTACAGGCTTTGTAACAACTCCTGAAACCCCAAAGGCAACACCTTGTGCCAGGGCTTCTGTTCCTTGAACAATTGCATCACCTACACCGGTGATCCGCCTCGACCAAACCTGATTCATATTCACACCTCTTTTGAGCAAACTGCCAAAGTGAtcaattcaatattttatagCAAGAAATGTACCTGTTTAGCCCGTAGTTGCATGAATTGACCATCAGTTGAAAGCTCGGCAAACCCTTTGCTAAGAGAGGCCAATGTTGAGCTAGTCATACCCAAAACATCTACTGAGAAAATCAAATGTAAGGGATTGTGGATCAGATCTCTCCATATGCGATTCCCGATGGCTGGAAGTATTGAACTTTTCCGTATAAACCGATCTCTGTGCATTACTCTCCTTAGATGAACCTATATGtacatatgattttgaaacattAGCAACATTTCTCGTTCTCTATTTGTCAGTACTAAATTCCAACTATAGCAAAATGATGAATTAGCCTGTGGTGTCAGGCAATTGAAATGCTTTCTAGCTACAAGCTGTTTCATGAGAATCCAAGGAAAAAAAGCTTCTG includes:
- the CT-BMY gene encoding chloroplast beta-amylase (chloroplast beta-amylase (CT-BMY); CONTAINS InterPro DOMAIN/s: Glycoside hydrolase, family 14, conserved site (InterPro:IPR018238), Glycoside hydrolase, family 14 (InterPro:IPR001554), Glycoside hydrolase, catalytic core (InterPro:IPR017853), Glycoside hydrolase, family 14B, plant (InterPro:IPR001371), Glycoside hydrolase, subgroup, catalytic core (InterPro:IPR013781); BEST Arabidopsis thaliana protein match is: beta-amylase 1 (TAIR:AT3G23920.1); Has 30201 Blast hits to 17322 proteins in 780 species: Archae - 12; Bacteria - 1396; Metazoa - 17338; Fungi - 3422; Plants - 5037; Viruses - 0; Other Eukaryotes - 2996 (source: NCBI BLink).), with protein sequence MELTLNSSSSLIKRKDAKSSRNQESSSNNMTFAKMKPPTYQFQAKNSVKEMKFTHEKTFTPEGETLEKWEKLHVLSYPHSKNDASVPVFVMLPLDTVTMSGHLNKPRAMNASLMALKGAGVEGVMVDAWWGLVEKDGPMNYNWEGYAELIQMVQKHGLKLQVVMSFHQCGGNVGDSCSIPLPPWVLEEISKNPDLVYTDKSGRRNPEYISLGCDSVPVLRGRTPIQVYSDFMRSFRERFEGYIGGVIAEIQVGMGPCGELRYPSYPESNGTWRFPGIGEFQCYDKYMKSSLQAYAESIGKTNWGTSGPHDAGEYKNLPEDTEFFRRDGTWNSEYGKFFMEWYSGKLLEHGDQLLSSAKGIFQGSGAKLSGKVAGIHWHYNTRSHAAELTAGYYNTRNHDGYLPIAKMFNKHGVVLNFTCMEMKDGEQPEHANCSPEGLVKQVQNATRQAGTELAGENALERYDSSAFGQVVATNRSDSGNGLTAFTYLRMNKRLFEGQNWQQLVEFVKNMKEGGHGRRLSKEDTTGSDLYVGFVKGKIAENVEEAALV
- a CDS encoding poly(U)-specific endoribonuclease-B protein (CONTAINS InterPro DOMAIN/s: Endoribonuclease XendoU (InterPro:IPR018998); Has 943 Blast hits to 770 proteins in 162 species: Archae - 0; Bacteria - 61; Metazoa - 472; Fungi - 40; Plants - 78; Viruses - 35; Other Eukaryotes - 257 (source: NCBI BLink).), coding for MSVIAHVDHGKSTLTDSLVAAAGIIAQETAGDVRMTDTRADEAERGITIKSTGISLYYEMTDASLKSFTGARDGNEYLINLIDSPGHVDFSSEVTAALRITDGALVVVDCIEGVCVQTETVLRQSLGERIRPVLTVNKMDRCFLELKVDGEEAYQNFQRVIENANVIMATHEDPLLGDVQVYPEKGTVAFSAGLHGWAFTLTNFAKMYASKFGVSESKMMERLWGENFFDSATRKWTTKTGSPTCKRGFVQFCYEPIKIMINTCMNDQKDKLWPMLEKLGIQMKPDEKELMGKPLMKRVMQAWLPASTALLEMMIFHLPSPYTAQRYRVENLYEGPLDDKYAAAIRNCDPDGPLMLYVSKMIPASDKGRFFAFGRVFSGTVSTGMKVRIMGPNYVPGEKKDLYVKSVQRTVIWMGKKQETVEDVPCGNTVAMVGLDQFITKNGTLTNEKEVDAHPLRAMKFSVSPVVRVAVKCKLASDLPKLVEGLKRLAKSDPMVLCTMEESGEHIVAGAGELHIEICVKDLQDFMGGADIIVSDPVVSLRETVFERSCRTVMSKSPNKHNRLYMEARPMEDGLAEAIDEGRIGPSDDPKIRSKILAEEFGWDKDLAKKIWAFGPDTTGPNMVVDMCKGVQYLNEIKDSVVAGFQWASKEGPLAEENMRGVCYEVCDVVLHADAIHRGCGQMISTARRAIYASQLTAKPRLLEPVYMVEIQAPEGALGGIYSVLNQKRGHVFEEMQRPGTPLYNIKAYLPVVESFGFSGQLRAATSGQAFPQCVFDHWDMMSSDPLETGSQAATLVADIRKRKGLKLQMTPLSDYEDKLGNLJCVIMRNAATGGNLJCVIATG
- a CDS encoding poly(U)-specific endoribonuclease-B protein (EXPRESSED IN: 23 plant structures; EXPRESSED DURING: 13 growth stages; CONTAINS InterPro DOMAIN/s: Endoribonuclease XendoU (InterPro:IPR018998).): MCDHSLSPQVQKEQWQDYKRPASEQHYSDEVETYGNLEPSQLELSGLSEACNKLWELDLNRLVPGRDYQIDCGDGKRVHERADMAEGLLFSWVSEEVSRKPTFARFCSLLDNYNPNEGYKEVVTEEERQEQAAFIEEISRTSVIKYLHRYLVLKDVAPGSYLEFKRMLTSLWFDLYGRGGTSGSSSAFEHVFVGEIKQSGGEQVSGFHNWLQFYLEEAKGTVDYQGYIFPRRRGEIPDSETQLLTIQFEWNGVLKSVSSTLVGVSPEFELALYTMCFFMGTEDNHIQLGPYNVNVKCYRLGNNRIGSAFPIAES